Proteins encoded within one genomic window of Streptomyces sp. NBC_00523:
- a CDS encoding FAD/NAD(P)-binding protein, whose translation MSKAGARPRVLVVGAGLAGTATAIRLLHFARRPLEIILLERRADYRSAGVAYHRDGNPWDYVFNIQAGRMSVFREDVLDFVNWANQEADRRKWPRRWASWTFTEHGPAPRRIFQDYLDDRLAEAARESCSGVVLVEADGEALDARRCDRGFEVTVRGLAPHVTEGLRPGPLADTLLLDADHVVLATGLELREPPFAAGVAGHPQFIRNPYSASAIRELTALPADASVVIVGSVLSAYDTAGLLLRHGHTGPVRLVSRSGTLFRTYPGGHEHGVVRLPRPGILMEPYRGREEFLARVKTAWQEACSSVRERHPEIDTVVVSERVAKAWEPYLPEAIDLIPSEELRCLLDEFSTGIAALRVGAVEYTMEIIERAMRPEDGRVELVVGRVREITPAPSGRLTVSLAAQHERHSFEADLVVSNFGRESDYAKVGHPLWRSLVRSGVATPHARTGRGVEVDECGTLLDSHANPAGPISAVGVPREGDEIVRHGRTGAFAFNLAAIKNHSVAVAAHVVEQLELRRDGLHQLAARHPQYRSYVSNTEEAVRGALEESVELEVRRLASRERDRREALESRLHARIRSMGGLPVLPAGVPRDERLLRAVVNRVAVERLNNVSVTPRQLRRQLGLEHAELPEE comes from the coding sequence ATGAGCAAGGCGGGCGCGCGCCCCAGGGTGCTTGTTGTGGGGGCGGGCCTGGCCGGCACGGCCACAGCGATCAGGCTGCTCCATTTCGCGAGACGACCGCTGGAGATCATCCTGCTCGAGCGGCGGGCGGACTACCGCTCGGCGGGAGTGGCCTACCACCGTGACGGCAATCCCTGGGACTACGTCTTCAATATCCAGGCGGGCCGGATGTCGGTGTTCCGCGAAGACGTGCTCGATTTCGTCAACTGGGCCAACCAGGAGGCCGACCGCCGGAAGTGGCCTCGGCGCTGGGCGTCCTGGACGTTCACGGAGCATGGCCCCGCCCCCCGCCGCATCTTCCAGGACTACCTCGACGACCGGCTGGCGGAGGCCGCTCGGGAGTCCTGTTCCGGGGTAGTCCTTGTCGAAGCGGACGGCGAAGCGCTCGATGCGCGCCGCTGCGACCGCGGCTTCGAGGTGACCGTGCGAGGTCTCGCTCCGCATGTGACCGAGGGACTGCGCCCCGGCCCCCTCGCGGACACCTTGCTGCTCGACGCCGACCACGTCGTGCTCGCCACCGGGCTCGAACTCAGGGAGCCGCCCTTCGCGGCCGGCGTCGCGGGTCACCCCCAGTTCATCCGTAACCCGTACTCCGCCTCCGCCATCCGCGAACTGACCGCGCTCCCGGCGGATGCCTCTGTGGTCATCGTGGGCTCCGTGCTGAGCGCGTACGACACGGCCGGCCTGCTGCTGCGCCATGGGCACACCGGCCCCGTACGCCTGGTGTCCCGATCCGGAACGCTGTTCCGCACCTACCCCGGCGGCCACGAACACGGAGTCGTGCGGCTGCCGCGCCCCGGCATCCTGATGGAGCCCTATCGCGGGCGCGAGGAATTCCTTGCTCGTGTCAAAACTGCCTGGCAGGAGGCGTGCTCGTCCGTCAGGGAACGGCACCCCGAGATCGACACCGTGGTCGTCTCCGAACGAGTCGCGAAGGCTTGGGAACCGTACCTTCCCGAGGCTATTGACCTCATTCCGAGCGAGGAACTGCGCTGCCTGCTGGACGAGTTCTCGACCGGCATCGCGGCCCTGAGAGTCGGGGCCGTGGAGTACACCATGGAGATCATCGAGCGAGCGATGCGGCCTGAGGACGGGCGCGTGGAACTGGTCGTCGGCCGGGTGCGGGAGATCACCCCCGCGCCGTCCGGGCGGCTGACCGTCTCCTTGGCCGCTCAGCATGAGCGGCACAGCTTCGAGGCAGACCTCGTGGTATCGAACTTCGGCAGGGAGTCCGACTACGCCAAGGTCGGGCATCCGCTCTGGCGCAGCCTCGTCCGAAGCGGCGTCGCGACCCCTCACGCACGTACCGGACGAGGCGTGGAGGTCGACGAGTGCGGGACGCTGCTGGACTCCCACGCGAATCCGGCCGGGCCGATCTCGGCCGTCGGTGTGCCGAGGGAGGGCGACGAGATCGTCAGGCACGGTCGGACCGGCGCCTTCGCGTTCAACCTCGCGGCCATCAAGAACCATTCCGTCGCCGTCGCCGCCCACGTCGTCGAGCAGCTTGAACTGCGGCGGGACGGCCTTCACCAGCTCGCCGCACGGCACCCCCAGTACAGGAGCTATGTCAGCAACACAGAGGAAGCGGTTCGGGGAGCGCTGGAGGAGTCTGTGGAACTGGAAGTGCGGCGGCTTGCCAGCCGTGAGCGCGACAGGAGGGAGGCGCTGGAATCCCGTCTGCACGCCCGCATTCGCTCCATGGGCGGTCTTCCCGTGCTTCCTGCGGGCGTCCCCCGCGATGAACGCCTGCTCAGGGCGGTCGTCAACCGGGTGGCCGTGGAACGGCTCAACAACGTTTCTGTCACACCACGACAGCTACGTCGGCAATTGGGGCTGGAGCATGCCGAACTTCCGGAGGAATAG
- a CDS encoding carboxymuconolactone decarboxylase family protein, whose product MTHIALDNDLPGITGLMANRPDTAAPLNHLAETLLRAPASLPQGERELIAAYVSHLNRTPFCAGSHSAFAAAQLVEGQALVEAVLADPATAPIDAKLRALLAVAAEVQAAARAVSDEAVAEARRAGASDADLHDTVLIAASFCMFNRYVSCLDTALPASDDYYLKSAHRITTVGYGRAVSVSG is encoded by the coding sequence ATGACGCACATCGCGCTCGACAACGACCTCCCCGGCATCACCGGCCTGATGGCCAACCGGCCGGACACCGCCGCCCCGCTGAACCACCTCGCCGAGACCCTGCTGCGGGCGCCCGCCTCGCTCCCCCAGGGCGAGCGGGAGCTGATCGCCGCGTACGTCTCCCACCTCAACCGGACCCCGTTCTGCGCCGGTTCGCACTCCGCCTTCGCCGCCGCACAGCTGGTGGAGGGCCAAGCTCTGGTCGAGGCAGTTCTCGCCGACCCGGCGACCGCCCCCATCGACGCCAAGCTGCGCGCGCTGCTCGCTGTGGCAGCCGAGGTGCAGGCGGCGGCCCGGGCCGTCTCCGACGAGGCGGTGGCGGAGGCCCGGCGGGCGGGCGCGAGCGACGCGGACCTGCACGACACCGTGCTCATCGCGGCGTCCTTCTGCATGTTCAACCGGTACGTCAGCTGCCTGGACACCGCGCTGCCGGCGTCCGACGACTACTACCTCAAGTCCGCGCACCGGATCACGACCGTGGGCTACGGCCGGGCCGTGAGCGTCTCGGGCTGA
- a CDS encoding DUF6221 family protein — translation MSQGLVTFLHARLDEEADLARRCDGDGCAEWTAHGHTVDFSRGVLSGFHPTIALHVAAYDPARALREVEAKRRVLSRHVLGPATGDPELPWDNRDDCQYGGETWPCDDLLDLASPYADHSDYPRQPRDRDRLRDSAALSRCSRGSQQPSGTASNPGNTRPAPQHHRHGTQPPASRSAPTSNPYGLSIEPEPVPTAPREADCGEGPGTPSE, via the coding sequence ATGAGCCAAGGCCTTGTGACGTTCCTCCACGCACGGCTGGACGAGGAGGCCGACCTGGCCCGACGCTGCGACGGTGACGGCTGCGCGGAGTGGACTGCTCACGGGCACACGGTCGACTTCAGCCGAGGAGTACTCTCCGGCTTCCATCCCACGATCGCCCTGCACGTCGCGGCGTACGACCCGGCTCGCGCCCTGCGGGAGGTCGAGGCCAAGCGACGCGTGCTCTCCCGCCACGTCCTCGGTCCTGCCACGGGCGACCCCGAACTCCCGTGGGACAACCGCGATGACTGCCAGTACGGCGGCGAGACCTGGCCTTGCGATGACCTGCTCGACCTCGCGTCACCTTACGCCGACCACTCCGACTACCCCCGGCAGCCCCGAGACCGAGATCGTTTACGGGACAGCGCAGCCCTCAGCCGCTGCTCCCGGGGTTCACAACAGCCGTCAGGTACCGCATCGAATCCGGGGAACACCCGACCAGCACCACAGCATCACCGTCACGGCACTCAACCACCTGCCAGCCGCTCTGCACCAACCTCGAATCCGTACGGTCTTTCGATCGAACCCGAACCAGTTCCCACTGCGCCGCGGGAAGCGGACTGCGGTGAAGGTCCCGGAACTCCGTCGGAGTGA
- a CDS encoding putative PEP-binding protein, protein MNGNGRRILGTLLAGGTESVLRGTCNRSRSAQEGAILVASSLEAGLYDAIVAARAVVCGSGGLTGHMQSLCRGRGIPVLRVDEADLADLIGEVTLYLESASIVVAPRTAPLPGTGNSTLDAIGSACAVIADLQDITAINSCGPHAARVESFFIREEFLCLALGLRPLDAMAGDAAAITAYGQAIGERLCDFVTALLPGQRLVLRMLDLRSDHAADVTETAPVAVEPNPEMGLHGARWLRGSTGYRDALHTVLATLRKRLGDEAERVGLSVPFVSDETEFAQLRDHLALPDGTPLSAFVETPSAVHATSAMCAAGASELFVGLKDLVQFYLAADRGNHLVADSYRTRHPAVLDGVRSVVESARAMGTPVRVFSLASDLDHYLEHLPAPDGYMMCTAELRQLLLPSA, encoded by the coding sequence TTGAACGGGAACGGGCGAAGGATCCTGGGGACACTGCTGGCCGGCGGTACCGAAAGTGTTCTCCGGGGCACCTGCAACAGATCACGAAGCGCACAGGAGGGGGCCATCCTCGTCGCGTCTTCGCTGGAGGCGGGGCTCTACGACGCCATTGTGGCCGCACGGGCCGTGGTGTGCGGCTCCGGCGGACTCACCGGTCACATGCAGTCCCTGTGCCGCGGCAGGGGAATTCCCGTCCTCCGGGTGGACGAGGCGGACCTCGCCGATCTGATCGGCGAGGTGACGCTCTACCTGGAGAGCGCGTCGATCGTCGTCGCACCGCGGACGGCCCCGCTGCCCGGGACCGGCAACTCCACCCTGGACGCCATCGGTTCGGCGTGTGCCGTCATCGCGGACCTGCAGGACATCACGGCCATCAACTCCTGCGGCCCCCATGCCGCACGGGTGGAGTCCTTCTTCATCCGGGAGGAGTTCCTCTGCCTCGCACTGGGGCTGCGCCCGCTGGACGCCATGGCCGGCGACGCCGCGGCCATCACCGCGTACGGGCAGGCCATCGGAGAACGCCTCTGCGACTTCGTCACAGCGCTTCTGCCCGGTCAGCGACTCGTCCTGCGGATGCTCGACCTGCGTTCCGACCACGCGGCCGACGTCACCGAGACCGCCCCCGTCGCCGTCGAGCCCAACCCGGAGATGGGCCTGCACGGTGCGCGTTGGCTCCGCGGCTCCACCGGCTACCGTGACGCGCTCCACACGGTGCTGGCGACCCTGCGCAAACGCCTCGGCGACGAGGCGGAACGCGTGGGGCTGTCGGTGCCGTTCGTCAGCGACGAGACGGAGTTCGCGCAGCTCAGAGATCATCTTGCCTTACCCGACGGCACGCCCTTGTCCGCGTTCGTCGAGACGCCCTCCGCTGTCCACGCCACGTCCGCGATGTGTGCCGCCGGCGCCAGTGAGCTGTTCGTGGGCCTCAAGGACCTGGTGCAGTTCTACCTCGCCGCCGACCGGGGCAACCACTTGGTCGCCGACTCCTACCGGACCCGCCACCCCGCGGTCCTGGACGGTGTACGCAGTGTCGTGGAGTCCGCCCGCGCCATGGGCACTCCGGTACGGGTCTTCTCCCTGGCATCGGACCTCGACCACTACCTCGAACATCTGCCGGCGCCTGACGGCTACATGATGTGCACTGCGGAACTCCGGCAGCTGCTTCTCCCCTCCGCCTGA